ATAGAGTGCTTGCGAACTTTACTTGAGTTTAACGTTTATTTACTCGTGTCCGTATCCACGGACTCGTTCTCGTTCTCTTTTTCAACCTCATCATCATTGGACTTATTGAACTCAAGCATACGCTCCTCGTAATCGTCCAGGAACCATAACGGGTCCATACTGTCTTCCTCACCGTTGTAATTGATTACGATTTCGTCGCCAGCCTTGATGTCTGTATAAGCGTAGAAGTCAAAGGTGTGGTTATCAAAATTGATATCATAAGTAGCGTTAGGTTCATAGGAGTGGTTGATCAGACTGCCGTAGCCGAGCAGAATGGCCGTATGATTCGCCCCATATTCGAACACGTAATCTTCCAAAATCGTTTTTTCGACATGTTCATGATCTTCATTTGGGTAAGGCACAACGGGTGCCTGATGGATAAGCGTTCCTTTGGCAATATCAACGGTAGCAAATACCCCGCGGTTAAACTCACTACCATCACCCAACTTGGATTGTTTCACTTCAATCATAATCTTCACCTGATGCTCCTGTGGGAGCTCCGTTCTATATAATAGTAATTCGTTAAGGCAAAATTTTAACCCATACTTTCATATAAGGCAAATTTCAGACAAAAAGGTGCAATATTTTTGAATATGGCGTTGAGTTGTGCAGGATATAACGCTTATAATATACAAAGAATTAAGTCTATATAGAAAAGGTGTCATGAATGAGCATATTAAATGTAGAAAAATTAAGTCACGGTTTTGGTGACCGTGCTATCTTTAACGACGTTTCATTCCGCCTCTTGAAGGGCGAACATATTGGTCTGATCGGGGCCAATGGTGAAGGTAAATCCACCTTCATGAACATTATTACAGGAAAACTTCAGCCGGATGAAGGCAAGGTGGAGTGGTCCAAACGGATGCGCGTTGGTTATCTGGACCAGCACGCTGTATTGAATAAAGGCCAATCGATCCGTGACGTACTTCGCGGCGCGTTCCAGTATTTGTTTGACATGGAACAGGAAATGAATGATATGTATGGCAAAATGGGCGATGTTACACCGGAGGAGCTTGAACAACTGCTTGAAGACGTAGGTACGATTCAGGATACGCTGACAAACCAGGATTTCTACATGATCGATGCCAAAGTGGATGAAACCGCACGTGGGGTCTGGGTCTGACGGATATCGGTCTGGATAAAGACGTCAATGACCTAAGTGGTGGACAGCGTACCAAAGTACTGCTTGCCAAGCTGCTGCTGGAAAAACCCGATATTTTGCTCCTGGATGAGCCTACGAACTACTTGGATGAATTGCATATCGAATGGCTAAAACGCTATTTGCAGGAATATGAGAATGCATTTATTCTGATCTCTCACGATATTCCGTTCCTGAACAGTGTTATCAACTTGATCTATCACATGGAGAACCAGAATCTAACTCGCTATGTGGGCGATTATGATCACTTCCAGGAAGTGCATGAGATGAGAAAACAGCAGCTGGAGTCGGCGTACAAGCGCCAACAACAAGAAATTGCTGACCTCAAGGATTTTGTAGCGCGTAACAAAGCAAGTGTAGCTACACGTAATATGGCGATGTCCAGACAGAAGAAACTCGACAAGATGGATGTCATTGAGATCGCCAAGGAGAAACCGAAACCTCAGTTCAACTTCCGTGATGCAAGAACATCCGGCAAGCTCATTTTCGAAACCAAAGGACTTGTGATTGGTTACAACGAACCGTTGTCCAGACCACTGGATCTGCGCATGGAGCGCGGACAGAAGATCGCCCTTGTTGGTGCGAACGGAATCGGTAAAACAACCCTGATGCGCAGTATTTTGGGTGAAATTCAAGCTCTGGAAGGAACCGTTCAACGTGGTGAACATCTGGAGATTGGTTACTTCCAGCAAGAGATGAAGGATGCCAACTACAATACATGTATTGAAGAGATCTGGCAGGAGTTCCCTTCCTATACCCAATTCGAGGTGCGTGCTGCACTTGCAAAATGTGGTTTGACTACAAAACACATTGAGAGCAAGGTAGCTGTACTGAGTGGTGGCGAGAAAGCTAAAGTGCGTCTCTGTAAGCTGATCAATAATGAAACCAACCTGCTTGTGCTCGATGAGCCGACGAACCATCTGGACGTTGATGCCAAGGAAGAGTTGAAACGTGCGCTCAAGGCTTACAAAGGCAGTATTCTTCTAATCTCCCACGAACCGGAATTCTACCGTGATGTCGTTACGGAGACGTGGAACTGTGAGTCGTGGACAACAAAAGTATTCTAAATAGAGGTTGTTCAAAAAGTCCGCTTTTGATTACGAATCACGTGCGAGCTTGCGAACAAGCTCGAAGCGTGAGAAAAGGCGCGAATTTTGCTTGCAAAACAGGCAGAACTCGCGCCTTTTTTGCGTGGTTTTAACGAAAAATGTTTGAGCCGAATTCACAGTTGACAGCTTGAATAAGGCAATAATATAATTCAGGAAAGCGATTACATTT
This Paenibacillus xylanexedens DNA region includes the following protein-coding sequences:
- a CDS encoding SET domain-containing protein, whose protein sequence is MIEVKQSKLGDGSEFNRGVFATVDIAKGTLIHQAPVVPYPNEDHEHVEKTILEDYVFEYGANHTAILLGYGSLINHSYEPNATYDINFDNHTFDFYAYTDIKAGDEIVINYNGEEDSMDPLWFLDDYEERMLEFNKSNDDEVEKENENESVDTDTSK